One window of Triticum dicoccoides isolate Atlit2015 ecotype Zavitan chromosome 5A, WEW_v2.0, whole genome shotgun sequence genomic DNA carries:
- the LOC119298971 gene encoding auxin response factor 25-like isoform X1 — translation MERKLSMSEMPQSLPENDGEQRCLNSELWHACAGPLVSLPAVGSRVIYFPQGHSEQVAASTNKEVDAQIPNYPNLPPQLICQLHNVTMHADAETDEVYAQMTLQPLSPEEQKEPFLPIELGAASKQPTNYFCKTLTASDTSTHGGFSVPRRSAEKVFPPLDFSLQPPCQELIAKDLHDNEWKFRHIFRGQPKRHLLTTGWSVFVSAKRLVAGDSVIFIWNDNNQLLLGIRHANRPQTIMPSSVLSSDSMHIGLLAAAAHAAATNSRFTIFYNPRASPSEFIIPLAKYVKSVYHTRVSVGMRFRMLFETEESSVRRYMGTITTISDLDSVRWPNSHWRSVKVGWDESTAGEKQPRVSLWEIEPLTTFPMYPTAFPLRLKRPWASGLPSMHGMFNGRLINVTRIAVYVVLLLYNSTKCPFNQVLFCIICAGVKNDDFARYSSLMWLGDGDRGAQSLNFQGVGASPWLQPRMDSPLLGLKPDTYQQMAAAALEEIRTGDPSKQSSALLQFQQTQNPNGGLNSVYANHVLQQMQYQAQQSSLQTVQHGHSQYSGNPGFLQSQFQQLHLHNPPAPPQQGHQVIQQSHQEMQQQLSSGCHRISDIDSSMPGSESASQSQSSFYQQNLLEGNNDPSLHLHNGFRNFSSQDSSNLVSLPRTDQLMAPEGWPSKRLAVEPLGHIESRSVQPKHENVNHQSNMSHFAGTLAPQSARDSSSVQAYGANVDNQFLSSSFAFQDGMAGARGGSSSGTVSMAIPLLRYSGEDLPPADTLATSSCLGESGTFNSLDNMCGVNPSQDGTFVKVYKSGSPGRSLDITRFSSYYELRSELEHLFGLEGQLEDPVRSGWQLVFVDRENDILLVGDDPWQEFVNSVGCIKILSQQEVQQMVRGGEGLLSSAPGARMAQGNVCDGYSGGHDLQNLTGNMASVPPLDY, via the exons ATGGAGAGAAAGCTCTCCATGTCCGAGATGCCGCAGTCCCTCCCGGAAAACGATG GGGAACAAAGGTGTCTGAACTCGGAGCTATGGCATGCATGCGCTGGGCCCCTTGTGTCTCTGCCCGCGGTTGGAAGCCGGGTCATCTATTTCCCACAGGGCCATAGCGAGCAG GTTGCCGCATCAACTAATAAGGAGGTtgatgctcaaatccctaattatcCAAATCTCCCCCCTCAGTTGATCTGCCAGCTTCATAATGTCACCATGCAT GCCGATGCAGAGACTGATGAAGTTTATGCCCAAATGACACTGCAGCCGCTGAGCCCG GAAGAGCAAAAGGAGCCTTTTCTTCCAATCGAGTTGGGTGCTGCTAGCAAGCAGCCGACTAATTACTTCTGCAAGACTTTGACTGCAAGTGATACAAGTACACATGGCGGATTTTCTGTTCCTCGCCGGTCTGCTGAGAAAGTCTTCCCTCCATTG GATTTTTCTCTGCAGCCTCCATGCCAGGAGCTCATTGCAAAAGATCTGCATGATAATGAATGGAAATTTCGCCACATATTCCGTG GTCAGCCAAAAAGGCATCTCCTGACTACAGGTTGGAGTGTCTTTGTAAGTGCAAAGCGACTAGTAGCAGGGGATTCTGTTATTTTCATCTG GAATGATAATAACCAACTTCTCTTGGGGATTCGTCATGCAAATCGTCCTCAGACAATTATGCCGTCTTCTGTGCTGTCAAGCGACAGCATGCATATAGGCCTTCTTGCAGCAGCAGCTCATGCTGCGGCCACAAACAGTCGTTTCACTATTTTCTATAACCCCCG GGCTAGCCCTTCTGAGTTCATCATTCCATTGGCTAAGTATGTCAAATCTGTTTACCACACACGTGTGTCTGTTGGAATGCGGTTTAGAATGCTTTTTGAGACAGAGGAGTCAAGTGTCAGACG ATACATGGGTACAATCACAACCATAAGTGATCTTGACTCTGTGCGTTGGCCAAATTCACATTGGCGTTCTGTGAAG GTTGGTTGGGACGAGTCCACCGCTGGTGAGAAACAACCTAGAGTGTCACTCTGGGAGATTGAGCCATTAACAACCTTTCCGATGTATCCAACTGCTTTTCCTTTAAGACTGAAGCGTCCATGGGCTTCAGGGCTGCCCTCTATGCATGGCATGTTCAATGGTAGGCTGATCAATGTGACAAGAATAGCAGTATACGTGGTTCTGCTTTTATACAATTCAACCAAGTGTCCTTTTAATCAAGTTCTGTTCTGTATCATATGCGCAGGTGTCAAGAATGATGATTTTGCTCGTTATTCTTCTCTCATGTGGCTCGGAGATGGGGATAGAGGGGCTCAGTCGTTGAACTTCCAGGGAGTTGGAGCGTCACCTTGGCTTCAGCCAAGAATGGATTCTCCATTGCTGGGTCTTAAGCCAGACACATACCAGCAAATGGCTGCAGCAGCACTGGAGGAAATTAGAACTGGGGATCCTTCGAAACAGTCCTCGGCTCTCTTGCAATTCCAACAGACTCAGAATCCGAACGGTGGGTTGAATTCTGTGTATGCCAATCATGTTCTGCAGCAGATGCAGTATCAGGCTCAGCAGTCGTCTCTGCAAACTGTTCAGCACGGCCATAGTCAGTACAGTGGTAATCCTGGGTTTCTTCAAAGTCAGTTTCAGCAGCTGCATTTGCATaatcctccggcaccaccacagcaaGGGCATCAGGTTATACAGCAATCTCACCAGGAGATGCAACAGCAGCTTTCATCTGGTTGTCATCGTATTTCCGATATAGATTCTAGCATGCCTGGTTCTGAGTCTGCTTCGCAGTCACAATCTTCATTCTACCAGCAGAACCTCTTAGAAGGAAACAATGACCCATCGTTGCATCTTCACAATGGTTTTCGTAACTTCTCTAGCCAAGATTCCTCAAACCTTGTTAGTTTGCCTCGAACTGACCAATTAATGGCGCCGGAGGGATGGCCTTCAAAGAGGTTGGCTGTGGAACCCCTTGGTCATATTGAATCTCGGTCTGTGCAACCCAAACATGAGAACGTAAATCACCAGAGTAATATGTCCCACTTTGCTGGAACCTTGGCGCCGCAGTCAGCAAGAGACTCATCCAGTGTCCAGGCTTATGGTGCAAATGTTGACAACCAATTTCTGTCATCGTCATTTGCATTCCAGGACGGAATGGCAGGTGCAAGGGGTGGCAGCAGCAGCGGAACTGTTTCTATGGCCATACCTTTGTTGAGGTATAGTGGCGAAGATTTGCCACCCGCAGACACCTTAGCAACTTCCAGTTGTTTAGGCGAATCGGGAACCTTCAACTCTCTTGATAATATGTGTGGTGTAAACCCATCACAAGATGGAACCTTTGTGAAG GTTTACAAATCAGGGTCCCCTGGAAGATCGCTCGACATCACCAGATTCAGCAGCTACTATGAGTTACGTAGTGAGCTGGAGCATCTATTTGGCCTCGAAGGCCAACTGGAGGACCCCGTAAGATCAGGCTGGCAGCTTGTATTCGTCGACCGAGAAAATGATATTCTTCTCGTCGGCGACGACCCATGGCA GGAGTTTGTGAATAGCGTAGGGTGCATCAAGATACTCTCGCAGCAGGAGGTGCAGCAGATGGTCCGCGGCGGCGAGGGCCTTCTGTCCTCTGCACCTGGAGCGAGGATGGCGCAGGGCAATGTCTGCGACGGTTATTCTGGGGGCCACGACCTGCAGAATCTCACCGGCAACATGGCCTCCGTACCGCCACTGGACTACTGA
- the LOC119298971 gene encoding auxin response factor 25-like isoform X2, producing MERKLSMSEMPQSLPENDGEQRCLNSELWHACAGPLVSLPAVGSRVIYFPQGHSEQVAASTNKEVDAQIPNYPNLPPQLICQLHNVTMHADAETDEVYAQMTLQPLSPEEQKEPFLPIELGAASKQPTNYFCKTLTASDTSTHGGFSVPRRSAEKVFPPLDFSLQPPCQELIAKDLHDNEWKFRHIFRGQPKRHLLTTGWSVFVSAKRLVAGDSVIFIWNDNNQLLLGIRHANRPQTIMPSSVLSSDSMHIGLLAAAAHAAATNSRFTIFYNPRASPSEFIIPLAKYVKSVYHTRVSVGMRFRMLFETEESSVRRYMGTITTISDLDSVRWPNSHWRSVKVGWDESTAGEKQPRVSLWEIEPLTTFPMYPTAFPLRLKRPWASGLPSMHGMFNGVKNDDFARYSSLMWLGDGDRGAQSLNFQGVGASPWLQPRMDSPLLGLKPDTYQQMAAAALEEIRTGDPSKQSSALLQFQQTQNPNGGLNSVYANHVLQQMQYQAQQSSLQTVQHGHSQYSGNPGFLQSQFQQLHLHNPPAPPQQGHQVIQQSHQEMQQQLSSGCHRISDIDSSMPGSESASQSQSSFYQQNLLEGNNDPSLHLHNGFRNFSSQDSSNLVSLPRTDQLMAPEGWPSKRLAVEPLGHIESRSVQPKHENVNHQSNMSHFAGTLAPQSARDSSSVQAYGANVDNQFLSSSFAFQDGMAGARGGSSSGTVSMAIPLLRYSGEDLPPADTLATSSCLGESGTFNSLDNMCGVNPSQDGTFVKVYKSGSPGRSLDITRFSSYYELRSELEHLFGLEGQLEDPVRSGWQLVFVDRENDILLVGDDPWQEFVNSVGCIKILSQQEVQQMVRGGEGLLSSAPGARMAQGNVCDGYSGGHDLQNLTGNMASVPPLDY from the exons ATGGAGAGAAAGCTCTCCATGTCCGAGATGCCGCAGTCCCTCCCGGAAAACGATG GGGAACAAAGGTGTCTGAACTCGGAGCTATGGCATGCATGCGCTGGGCCCCTTGTGTCTCTGCCCGCGGTTGGAAGCCGGGTCATCTATTTCCCACAGGGCCATAGCGAGCAG GTTGCCGCATCAACTAATAAGGAGGTtgatgctcaaatccctaattatcCAAATCTCCCCCCTCAGTTGATCTGCCAGCTTCATAATGTCACCATGCAT GCCGATGCAGAGACTGATGAAGTTTATGCCCAAATGACACTGCAGCCGCTGAGCCCG GAAGAGCAAAAGGAGCCTTTTCTTCCAATCGAGTTGGGTGCTGCTAGCAAGCAGCCGACTAATTACTTCTGCAAGACTTTGACTGCAAGTGATACAAGTACACATGGCGGATTTTCTGTTCCTCGCCGGTCTGCTGAGAAAGTCTTCCCTCCATTG GATTTTTCTCTGCAGCCTCCATGCCAGGAGCTCATTGCAAAAGATCTGCATGATAATGAATGGAAATTTCGCCACATATTCCGTG GTCAGCCAAAAAGGCATCTCCTGACTACAGGTTGGAGTGTCTTTGTAAGTGCAAAGCGACTAGTAGCAGGGGATTCTGTTATTTTCATCTG GAATGATAATAACCAACTTCTCTTGGGGATTCGTCATGCAAATCGTCCTCAGACAATTATGCCGTCTTCTGTGCTGTCAAGCGACAGCATGCATATAGGCCTTCTTGCAGCAGCAGCTCATGCTGCGGCCACAAACAGTCGTTTCACTATTTTCTATAACCCCCG GGCTAGCCCTTCTGAGTTCATCATTCCATTGGCTAAGTATGTCAAATCTGTTTACCACACACGTGTGTCTGTTGGAATGCGGTTTAGAATGCTTTTTGAGACAGAGGAGTCAAGTGTCAGACG ATACATGGGTACAATCACAACCATAAGTGATCTTGACTCTGTGCGTTGGCCAAATTCACATTGGCGTTCTGTGAAG GTTGGTTGGGACGAGTCCACCGCTGGTGAGAAACAACCTAGAGTGTCACTCTGGGAGATTGAGCCATTAACAACCTTTCCGATGTATCCAACTGCTTTTCCTTTAAGACTGAAGCGTCCATGGGCTTCAGGGCTGCCCTCTATGCATGGCATGTTCAATG GTGTCAAGAATGATGATTTTGCTCGTTATTCTTCTCTCATGTGGCTCGGAGATGGGGATAGAGGGGCTCAGTCGTTGAACTTCCAGGGAGTTGGAGCGTCACCTTGGCTTCAGCCAAGAATGGATTCTCCATTGCTGGGTCTTAAGCCAGACACATACCAGCAAATGGCTGCAGCAGCACTGGAGGAAATTAGAACTGGGGATCCTTCGAAACAGTCCTCGGCTCTCTTGCAATTCCAACAGACTCAGAATCCGAACGGTGGGTTGAATTCTGTGTATGCCAATCATGTTCTGCAGCAGATGCAGTATCAGGCTCAGCAGTCGTCTCTGCAAACTGTTCAGCACGGCCATAGTCAGTACAGTGGTAATCCTGGGTTTCTTCAAAGTCAGTTTCAGCAGCTGCATTTGCATaatcctccggcaccaccacagcaaGGGCATCAGGTTATACAGCAATCTCACCAGGAGATGCAACAGCAGCTTTCATCTGGTTGTCATCGTATTTCCGATATAGATTCTAGCATGCCTGGTTCTGAGTCTGCTTCGCAGTCACAATCTTCATTCTACCAGCAGAACCTCTTAGAAGGAAACAATGACCCATCGTTGCATCTTCACAATGGTTTTCGTAACTTCTCTAGCCAAGATTCCTCAAACCTTGTTAGTTTGCCTCGAACTGACCAATTAATGGCGCCGGAGGGATGGCCTTCAAAGAGGTTGGCTGTGGAACCCCTTGGTCATATTGAATCTCGGTCTGTGCAACCCAAACATGAGAACGTAAATCACCAGAGTAATATGTCCCACTTTGCTGGAACCTTGGCGCCGCAGTCAGCAAGAGACTCATCCAGTGTCCAGGCTTATGGTGCAAATGTTGACAACCAATTTCTGTCATCGTCATTTGCATTCCAGGACGGAATGGCAGGTGCAAGGGGTGGCAGCAGCAGCGGAACTGTTTCTATGGCCATACCTTTGTTGAGGTATAGTGGCGAAGATTTGCCACCCGCAGACACCTTAGCAACTTCCAGTTGTTTAGGCGAATCGGGAACCTTCAACTCTCTTGATAATATGTGTGGTGTAAACCCATCACAAGATGGAACCTTTGTGAAG GTTTACAAATCAGGGTCCCCTGGAAGATCGCTCGACATCACCAGATTCAGCAGCTACTATGAGTTACGTAGTGAGCTGGAGCATCTATTTGGCCTCGAAGGCCAACTGGAGGACCCCGTAAGATCAGGCTGGCAGCTTGTATTCGTCGACCGAGAAAATGATATTCTTCTCGTCGGCGACGACCCATGGCA GGAGTTTGTGAATAGCGTAGGGTGCATCAAGATACTCTCGCAGCAGGAGGTGCAGCAGATGGTCCGCGGCGGCGAGGGCCTTCTGTCCTCTGCACCTGGAGCGAGGATGGCGCAGGGCAATGTCTGCGACGGTTATTCTGGGGGCCACGACCTGCAGAATCTCACCGGCAACATGGCCTCCGTACCGCCACTGGACTACTGA